The genome window GTGAATCTGTTGTCTGTAAACATTCTGCCACAGTCGCACAAGTGACTGTCTTCTCTTAGCACAGCGGATTGTACAGATACCTATTCACCAATAACATAATTACCTGATTACCTGCCCTCAGTCTGTATAGCCTATATGTTGTGCATGGTCTTTATAGACAATACATGATGACTCTGCAATAGGCCTCCAAACCATACATGTTCTAAGTACCCACTATTAAAAGCAACAATTCGGTGTAACACATTTGCTCTGCATATTTCCTTCAATTGTCATTCAGATTGGAATATTCAAACCATAATGTCTAAGAGTTCGTAGACCTAGATTAAATCCGGACTGCGGTAGATTTGCATTGTGTGATTGACATTTAAAAGCTAATTTTCGATTGCAGAATCCACGAACACAGAAACATTGCCGTTATTAGTGGGTTGatgtctagatgggatacagcttttgtccaATTTAACGTCAAATCAAAtgctattggtcacatatacatatttagctgatgttattgcgggtgtagcgaaatggttgtaaaacaaaatactgcaaagttgcttaggaactagaagcagagcttccatgtctgtcggcgccatcttaaaCAACCATTGTCAACGTTTTTTTttgtgcattttagctaaccctaaacctaaccatttTCCTGACCTTCATTTCGTTCTagtaacctgctacgttaattattccaacctgctgcgtaagttctcctaaaaCCTGCTAAGAAAAGTCAGTTCTGACAAAAGCTGTATGCTTTCTAGACAGAACCTTCAAAAGCTGTATGCTTTCTAGACAGAACCTTCAAAAGGTGCATAGCCCAAAAGGGGTTTGACTAGATGGGATGCAGCTAATGGCAGAAGtgactttcaaatcaaatcaaatgtaatttgtcacatgctttgtaaacaggtgtggactaacagtgaaatgcttccttacgggCCCTTCCTAACTattcagagagaaagaaaatatagACGTAATAGAAAAGTTAAACAGGTAAAAATAAAAGCAGGCACAATGAGCAACGACAACTTGGCTATGTACCAggaataccagtaccaagtcCATATGCAGGGGTAATTGAGGCAGAGATGTAGGCTATATAGGGAGAACTATAAATAAATTGACAGAGAGTTAACAGCAGCAACAGCATACAgtgtgtgatgagtcaaaaaaagtgagtgcaaaaagggtcaatgcatatagtccgggtagctatatggtcaactatttatcagtcttatggcttgggggtagaagctgttcagggtcctgttggttccagacttggagCATCGGTACCGTTTGTCGTGAGGTAGCATTGCagccagcagagagaacagtctatgacttgggtggctggagtatttgactatttgtagggccttcctttgacactgcctggtatagagggaaagagggataactagtcagttgtataactgaatgcattcaactgtaATGTGTCTTCCACgcttaacccaacccctctgaatcagagaggtgccggGGCTGCCGTAATCGACAGCTACGTCATCAGCGCccggggaacaatgggttaactgccttgttcagggacagaacgccACAACAGATTTcttccttgtcagctcggggattccatccaccaaccttttggttactgggccAATGCATCTACCCGCCAGGTTaccggtcctggatggcagggagcttggccccagtgatgtaccctCTGTAGGTTCTGTAGCTCCTCGTTGTGGTCCgatgccaagcagttgtcataccaaccaactttttgtagcaggttaggacaATTTACACgccaggttaggataattaacattgcaaattaggagaattaggttaaggttaggaaaataaTTAGGGTTAACTAAAATTGTATAATTCTCCCTGACGTGACTCAAACATGCTACTTTTGACGTCACTTTGACATTAGCTgcatcccttctagccatgaccactGAAAGTGGCGATCAGATTGAATCTAGCTTTCCCTCAGTAAGTGGCCTACTTTTGAACATCCCATAGACCAGCAGTATGCAGAACATGTCAAATCTGTCTCATATAAAATGTAGGTGGATCATCGTACAATTAATTATCCTATTCAGCCAAAATGGAGGTTAGTGGAAGATACACTCTATAAGCCAGGGCTTTTCACACTGCAAAATGTTGGTTTAGCAAATGACCTCTTTTAGACTGCAGCATAGCTAAGAAACATTTAATACTTTCACACTCTAAAGTGCATAACACCAACCTTAGCCCAGGACTAAATTGGCCCTGCTGCAGAGCAGAGTAAGTACCAGCTTTTGGAGGGGGAAGCAGCAAGCCTATGACAGAGATCAGCCAAAAGTGTATTTGAATATTCTATGTATCATCAACTATGATCCCAGACAGCTGGAGctagatcaaatcaaacttgatttaaagtgcatttaaaattGCAACACACAGTAaagtaaaacaataaaacaataaaataaggTAAAAGCTCCCTTGTCAAAGAGAAGTCTAACTCACCAATGGGACAATAGAGATGTTCTGGATCTCAGTCTCAGTGGGACTAACCTGGATAAATAAGAGCTATATAAATGAAGAAAACGTTACATTACCGGTTGTGGTGTTGTTGAGGTGACAGTTAGACAGCTACAGTAGGAATTCACACACACTCCTTTATGTACTCCTCTATACATTCTCTTCTTTATTTGGCCACTCCTTTATTACCAACTTTGCTCTACTGGGAAACCACACCCAGGGGGAAAGATTCCCTGCAAAATACTGTCATAGAGCAGCAGACTGATGTAGTTTTGTTGAACTGTTGGTTGGTTCATAAATTGACTTGGACATACTTGAACAAATGATGGAAGTTTGCAATATCTAAGGGAGGATTATATAGCAATGTCCCTATAATATATAAAAAACACATCTTCCCTGGTGTTTCTGCTCTGAAACTGTCATGGGGGTTCCTGGAATGCAATaacagtttgtttgttttttcgagagggagagagggagagagggggagagagagagagagagagagagagagagagagaaagagagagagagagagagaaaaatgggagaggaggagagagagagatgggacagggagagagagagagatgggacagggagagagagagagatgggacagggagagagagagagatgggacagggagagagagagaaatgggagaggaggagagagagaaatgggagaggaggagagagaaagatgggacagggacagagagatgggagagaggagagagatgggagagagagagagatgggagagaggagagagagatgggacagggagagagagagagctgggacagggagagagagatggaacagggagagagagagatgagagagagattggagagagctggaacagggagagagaaagatgggacagggagagagagatgggagagaggagagaaagagatggaacagagagagagagaatgagagagagagagagagagagagagagagagatggaagagggagagagagagatgagatatggcagagtgagagagagatgggacagggagagagagattggacagggagagagagagatgggagagaggagagagagagagatgggacagggagggagagagatgggagagaggagagagagagatgggacagggagagagagagatgggacagagagacagatgggacagagagacagatgggagagatgggagaggaggagagaacagtgagAGAAACACAATATTTAAATGTTGCCATAGAAACCAGGGAATCTTGTCTGTGTATGGttgtgttgtatgtgtgtatgtgtgtgtgtgtgtgtgtgtacgtttgtgcttgcgtgtgtgtgtgtgtgtgcatgcgtgcgtgtgtgtgcatgtatgtgtacgtgtgtgtatgcacatgcgtgtttgtgtgggtgttaCAAGTGAGAAGGGGTAACCAGGGGGTGCCTAACTCTCAAGCCCAAGGTGTCTCTCAAGACAGCCATGGTTTTCATTCAGCACGAAAGCAACCCGTTTCAGTAGGTTCCCCCATTTCCAAACACAACGAACACAGTGTGATGGGCTGCTGTTGGTAACGTGGTTGACTTCATTGCTCAGCAGCCAGTCATGAGACTGTGTCTCACAGACGATAACTAACTCCCTGACATGGTCTCTGTGCCAGGGACAGTAATGTCATTAGAACAGACAGACACCTTCGCTGTGTCAGACCTGGGGCTGGTTCCATTGCAGTCAGGGTGAAAGTCTGTAACACACCATGAGAGGGGCCAGTCTAACAGGTCCCCCGGTAACGGTGATAAACATCATCAACTCTGTTTATTCTTCTCTCAAAGTCAAAGTTTCCCCATCTGCTATGACAGTGTTATGTCAGTATTATAACAGTGTTAAgaactccttaacagcttctacccccaagccataagagtgcTACAACTAGTCCAATGgccggtaccggtaccccctgtaacctgtacacattgactcggtaccggtaccccctgttacctgtacacattgactcggtaccggtaacccctgttacctgtacacattgactcggtaccggtaacccctgttacctgtacacattgactcggtaccggtaacccctATAACCtgtacacattgactcggtaccggtaccccctgtaacctgtacacattgactcggtaccccctgtaacctgtacacattgactcggtaccggtaccccctgtaaccTGTACACATTGACAcaataccggtaccccctgtaacctgtacacattgactcggtaccggtaccccctgtaacctgtacacattgactcggtaccggtaccccctgtaacctgtacacattgactcggtaccggtaccccctgtaacctgtacacattgactcggtaccggtaccccctgtaacctgtacacattgactcggtaccggtaccccctgtaacctgtacacattgactcagtaccggtaccccctgtaacctgtacacattgactcggtaccggtaccccctgtaacctgtgcacattgactcggtaccagtaccccctgtaacctgtacacattgactcggtaccagtaccccctgtaacctgtacacattgactcggtaccagtaccccctgtatatagcttcattattgtaattttattgtgttactttttatttttttactttagtttatttagtaaatattttcttaactctgttttcctaaaactgaattgttggttaagggcttgtaagtaagcatttcatggtaatgtaacctgttgtatttggcgcatgtgacaaataatatttgatttgatttgaaatgtaaaCAATGTTAATTTAAAggaacatttcaaaaatgttcaaCTACATATTCATTATCttcagcaccaccccaacatcaaatGTGAAAATTgtgcgtttctatgttttgtagtaaaaaacaAATGTCAATGACATCATCGGTGTGCGTTGTGtaattttaaccaattatgagtagACATTGCCAACTAATTatctactaattggttgatgatgtcattggaaacacttatcttctaTCTTCTCTCCATCCATGATTAGATTATCTGTAGGTATCGAAACTCCTTGCACCTATAATCTCTGACCCTAGctgtaacctctgacctctagctgtaacccctgacctctagctgtaacccctgacctctagctGTAACCCCTGACTTCTAGctgtaacccctgacctctagctgtaacctctgacctctagctgtaacccctgacctctagctgtaacccctgacctctagctgtaacccctgacctctagctGTAACCCCTGACCTTTAGCTGTAACCCCTGAACTCTAGCTGTAACCACTGACCTTTAGctgtaacccctgacctctagctGTAACCCCTGTCTCTAGGTATGGAAACCTAGCTTGgtaccagatctgtttgtgctgtcttgccactCGTATGTTGTCACACCAAACAATGACAAtaagagttggcaagacagcacaaacagatctgggatatCCCCTGCATCTAACCTCTGTCGACTAAAATGTGTTTCTCTAATCCAATTCCTAATTACTGTAGATTGTATGGTGCTGAGGTGGAGGGTCATGGTCAAACTAACTCTCTACTATGTCCATGGTAACAACAACACAACCAACACACAATCCCAACATGCACACTTACTACTTATTCAGAGTGGTGAAAGTTAACCAACCTGGTTAGATTCTGAAGACTACCCCCGGAGGGCGCTGAATCCAGTGAAATACAATGACGGCCCAGTCCCAAACTGACCCCTAGACTGTAAACCCTATGTGCTTGGAGACACCTGAGATGATTTGATTGGTATTAGCAATATGGTGAAACTTCCActtagcctatcagagggcaagttggttacaCCAGTCAATTCCTCTTAGATCTCCACAACTGTATACAGTAGggttattcaactcttaccctatgaggtccaGAACCTGcaggttttctgttctacctgataattaattgcacccacctggtgtgccAGGTCttaatcagtccctgattagaggggaacagtGAAaacaagcagtggaactggcttcggtgtccagagttgagtttgaggtaTAGGGCATAGGATCTAGGAATCGATTTGGTATTGGGCCCATTAGTGCACTTAAAGGTTTGTATAAGAGCACTTCATCTACTGATGTCTTCAGTCACTCCTTCAACAGTAAACATGTTTAATTCCATatccactgagtgtacaaaacattaggaacaccttcctaatattgagttgcactgctttttccacagggacgctggcccatgctgactccaatgcttcccacagttgagtcaagttggctggatgtcctttgagtggtggaccattcttgatacacacaggaaactgttaagtgtgagaaacccagcagagttgcagttcttgacacaatcaaagtggtgtgcctggcacctgctaccttaccccgttcaaaggcacttcaatcttttgtcttgcccattcaccctctgagtggcacacatacacaatccatgtctcaattgtctgaaggcttacaaatccttctttaacctgtctcctccccttcatctacactgattgaagtggatttaacaagtgacatcaataaggaatcatagctttcacctggattcacctggtcagtctgtcatggaaagagcaggtgttcctaatgttttgtacactccgtgtaCATTCAACACATTTTTCTTGCGAAATGCACTAACACCATCAAAACTTTAAATACATAccacaaaataaaataacttttTCAAAATAGCATAATTTGTCAAAATGCTAAATAAACGAATACCCACAAAACTTAGAATACATGTAACAAAACTTGCTGAATCCATCAAAACAGTATAATTTGTCATCATATTATACATTTGATAATGGCTCCAAAAGTACTAACTATAGCCATCAATAGATCATCCTTTTCTATGAAAAATAGTAAAATGGTATGAGATGGTAAACATTTTAAGTGAGCTATTCTTGTTCTCTGAATTAGGACCAAATACTAAAGCAGAAGGAATTTCActaaaaggtcaaataaaacaTATGGTTTGGAATTGTTTACGTGTTAAATGCTGTGTATGGTAAtgctgttttaaatgttttataataCAGCAAACATAAATCAAATCCAGTCTGTCTAAAGTACTCAGAACCAAGCAGGTAGTTATGGAACTACGAACCAAACACGTTACTGTCAGATACTAAGGCCTACTGTGTAACGCAAGGCTAGGCTTACATGACAAAGACCTCCTACTAGGATGGAGCCACTGCAAAAGAAATATGGAATACAGCAATAtcttttatttaaactttatttaaccagtgatATTGAAAGTAATTACAAGTATGAAACAGAgaaaacactttgtttttatagTAACTGATGAGGTGCTGCTTTTAGTATATGTGTGTCCTTTGTTGTGTTTTATTGTGTATTTATTGATGTTGAATGTATTGGCTGGTGCAATCAAATTTCCCCTTTGGGGCATTAATAAAGTAATATCTTATCTGATCTTAATCACTGTACAAAAGAAGTGACTGAAATGGTTGTTCAATTAAATGTCCTTCCTATGTCTGGAGGCCGTCCATCAGCAAGTGGAAAAACAATCCCGAATAGAAATGAGGAAAGGTGAATACAGAGGAGGAACACAAGTGATATGAATGAACAGGCCTCAACCTACACAAATGCTCTCTAATGGAAGGTCACAATGTTACTTAGAAGTAACCTAACTTTATTCTCTGCATCgtgaaaaaatgtaaaaaaaaaatggcaaCCTTCTCTCTTCTGATGAAAGCAATGTGTTACATTAAAGAACATTGCTTAATTTGTTGTCCTACATACATGCTAAGACCACACGGATTTGCGCATGGAGTGGTTATTTTAGTAAGTGGGAATTAATGCGGTATTATGTGTGCAACAGAGAAAGAGCGcagctcatcatcatcatcatcatctttatCTTCATCAGCATCATCATAAAACAGGTGCAAAGAGTTACTTCTATGTATGTAGCCTATGATGGTTGTTGTATGATGTATATAAGGATGTCATGTGTATGGTTGTCATGGTATCGTGTCTACGTTGACAGAGATGATGATGACATCATGGAGGATGTTGATGCGATCGATCTGGTTGAGTTCTCTGACGCGGTGTTTAAACTCAAACAGCTGAGCTCCGTTTACAGCCACCTTAAACTCCTCAAACATAATCAGAATCTTCATCTGAAacacaggagagggaggaagaggagagaggggaggagagggagagcggaTTGAAATAACGTGTCATTTAGCCGCAGACACCCGAAAAGTGTCAATTGCAGTTGatttgttagtcagtacagtataggttagagttgttagtcagtacagtatcggttagagttgttagtcagtacagtataggttagagttgttagtcagtacagtataggttagagttgttagtcagtacagtataggttgttagtcagtacagtataggttagagttgttagtaagtacagtataggttgttagtcagtacagtataggttagagatgttagtcagtacagtataggttagagttgttagtcagtacagtataggttagagttgttagtaagtacagtataggttagagttgttagtcagtacagtataggttagagttgttagtcagtacagtataggttgttagtcagtacagtataggttagagatgttagtcagtacagtataggttagagttgttagtcagtatagtacaggttgttagtcagtacagtacaggttgttagtcagtacagtataggttagagatgttagtcagtacagtataggttagagttgttaATCAGTATAGTataggttgttagtcagtacagtacaggttgttagtcagtacagtataggttgttagtcagtacagtataggttagagttgttagtcagtacagtacaggttgttagtcagtacagtataggttgttagtcagtacagtataggttagagttgttagtcagtacagtacaggttgttagtcagtacagtataggttgttagtcagtacagtataggttgttagtcagtacagtattgGTTTAGAGTTGTTAGTTAGTACAGTATCggttagagttgttagtcagtagagtataggttgttagtcagtacagtataggttgttagtcagtacagtatcggttagagttgttagtcagtacagtatcggttgttagtcagtacagtataggttagagttgttagtcagtacagtataggttgttagtcagtacagtataggttgttagtcagtacagtataggttagagttgttagtcagtacagtataggttgttagtcagtacagtataggttgttagtcagtacagtataggttgttagtcagtacagtataggttagagttgttagtcagtacagtataggttgttagtcagtacagtataggttgttagtcagtacagtataggttagagttgttagtcagtacagtataggttgttagtcagtacagtataggttgttagtcagtacagtacaggttgttagtcagtacagtataggttagagttgttagtcagtacagtataggttgttagtcagtacagtataggttagagttgttagtcagtacagtacaggttgttagtcagtacagtataggttgttagtcagtacagtataggttgttagttagtcagtacagtacaggttgttagtcagtacagtataggttgttagtcagtacagtataggttagagttgttagtcagtacagtataggttagagttgttagtcagtacagtatcggttagagttgttagtcagtacagtattggttagagttgttagtcagtacagtataggttagagttgttagtcagtacagtataggttgttagtcagtacagtataggttagagttgttagtcagtacagtataggttgttagtcagtacagtataggttgttagtcagtacagtataggttagagatgttagtcagtacagtataggttagagttgttagtcagtacagtataggttagagttgttagtcagtacagtataggttagagttgttagtcagtacagtataggttagagttgttagtcagtacagtacaggttagagttgttagtcagtacagtataggttagagttgttagtcagtacagtataggttagagttgttattcagtacagtataggttagagttgttagtcagtacagtataggttagagttgttagtcagtacagtataggttagaAATGTTAGTCACTACAGTATAGGTTAGAGATGTTAGTCAGTACAGTTTAGGTTAGAGTTGCACTGCTATTAAGAATATTCCCACTGACCTCGAAGGACCGACCGTTCATGAAGGGGAAGCCTCCATGTGtgtacctctcctccttcccccagcGCTCTCCCACCTTGTGGTTCCTCACCACTGCCTGCTTGCCCCCCTCCTTGAACCGAGAGTTGAGGTGGAAGGCGATGTCATTACCTCGCAGGAAGTTCACCGTGAACCTAAACAAGTTAGGATAAAAACAGTATTTAATTGATCTTATTGATAAAAACACAGGTCAAGACATTAGATAGTGAAAAATACAGTCATCAGGTTAATAGGCCCACTCTTCCAGGATCGTGATGTATTGAAGGCAGCTGACATTCAATATAGTAAAATGACTTATTACATCAGTTGTATTCAAATAACATACTGTTAATGTGTACTGTACATCCAATGCTTCCACTGGGTATCTCAGGGTTCTTATTAATCCCAGTAGACTATGGTAGTTGATGAACTCACTGCTTAGCGTTTGGTTTGACCTGGCCCATGATGGTGAGCATCATCTTGTCGTAGAGGCCTCTTTGTAGGTTCAGGTTGTAGGGCACATTCTatacaccaacacaacacacagacatttaGGATATGGTGCTATCTTCACACCAACACACTGATTATGCCAATTCCTTTCCTCCATCCCtaactccatccctccatccagccctctacccagccctccatccatccctccatccagcccACTACCCAGCCCtccattcatccctccatccaggcctctacccagccctccatccatcccttcatccagccctccatccagccctctatccatctatccctccatccatccctccatccatccagcccttcatccatccttccatccattTTTACATCCATTTCTCCGTCCagccctccatccagccctccatccagccctccatccagccctccatccagccctccatccagccctccatccagccctccatccagccctccaTCCGCTGAGGCTACACTACAGCTTCTCCAGTCCCTTCTCGTTGTCTCTCACCAGATGTCCAGTTTGTGTCGGGTTCCACTGTGAGGCAGGTTTGAAGCCACCTGGGTCCCGACCAGGACTGAAAGGCCATCCAGACCCGCCTCGGTTAAGGCCAGGGTTAAGGCCTGGGTTCTGACCAGGCCAACCAGACTGACCAGGACTGAACGGCCATCCAGACCCTGGGTTAAGGGCACTAGACTGGTTGGGGACTTCAGAAGAAGCTGGGGCAGGGGCGGGGGCTGGAGCTGGAGATTGAGAAGGCTGGGGTGCAGGCTGGGGCAGGGGAGCCTGGGCCTGGTACTGGGGTCCAGGCCAGCATGGCTGGCAGGGATGGGCTGGGGCTGGTTGGAGTGGTTGTGGTTGGAGACCAGGCCAGTTttgggctggagctggggatggTTGGGATGGTTGAGGACCAGGCCAGCAGGGGATGCTGGGCTGCTCAGGCCAGCAGGATGGGGGTTGGGGTTGGGTGGGCTGTTGGCTGGGCTGCGTTGGCCAGACAGGACCCCCTGGTTGCTGTTGACTGGGCCAGATACTGTTGCTTCCCTGGGGGGTAGAACCAGAGGACAGACAGCcacacagagcatcagagagctggggggacaaaataagtacacacacatacacagtaagagacacacatgcacacacacacacgcacacacacacacacacacacacacacacacacacacacacacacacacacacacacacacacacacacacacacacacacacacacacacacacacacacacacacactcatgcacacaagagaaacaggcatacacacacacattcagtgtATATACATAGAGGCCTATTCAGACATGACATTCAAGAATTCAAGAAGTATCCCAGAATACTTTAATAACAGTAAATCATTTAAGAATACTGAGCCAGTTCCTGCTATAGAGCTGAGTTCTCAATTGCTAGTTGCCAGTGTAGAGGTTAGAGGATGGGAGGTACTTACTTCCATAGTATCTGTAAGTACCGAGAGAACAGCATCACTACCATTTTTCAACTTCATCAGAAACAGAAGCATCATTCAAGGCTATAATTGAATAAAGTATCATTAGGAACTCACCACTATCAGATG of Salmo trutta chromosome 1, fSalTru1.1, whole genome shotgun sequence contains these proteins:
- the LOC115198066 gene encoding galectin-3-like; amino-acid sequence: MLAWTPSSALNPGSGWPFSPGQSGWPGQNPGLNPGLNRGGSGWPFSPGRDPGGFKPASQWNPTQTGHLNVPYNLNLQRGLYDKMMLTIMGQVKPNAKQFTVNFLRGNDIAFHLNSRFKEGGKQAVVRNHKVGERWGKEERYTHGGFPFMNGRSFEMKILIMFEEFKVAVNGAQLFEFKHRVRELNQIDRINILHDVIIISVNVDTIP